GACGGCATCACCTTCGCCCGCCACGCGCTGTCCATGCCGCCCGAACAGCGCCCCTGCGTGCTGCTGGTCACCGCCTTCGGCCGCGAAGAGGCGCTGCAGGCCGCCGAGGGGCTGGAGCTCGCGGGCATCATCCACAAGCCCGTCACCCCGTCCACGCTGGTCGACACGCTCGGCCGCGTGCTGGGCGAAGATTTGGCTGCGCCGCCAGGGCCCCGTGCCGCCAACCGCGTGCTGCAGCAAGCCCAGCGCGACCTGGCCGGCGCGCGCGTGCTGCTGGTGGAAGACCAGCCGCTCAACCGCGAACTGGCCTGTGACCTGCTCGAGCGCGCCGGCATGACGGTGGTCGTGGCGACCAACGGGCAGGAGGCGCTCGACCGCCTCAACGCCGACGGCGCGTTCGACGGCGTGCTGATGGACTGCCAGATGCCCGTGATGGACGGCTACACCGCCACCGAGCACATTCGAGCCAACCCGGCGTGGGCCCACCTGCCGGTGATCGCGATGACGGCCGGCGCCATGGCAGGCGACCGCCAGCGGGTGCTCGATTCGGGCATGAACGACCACATCACCAAGCCGCTCGACCTCAACCAGATGTTCGCCATCCTGGCGCGTTGGATCAAGCCGAGTCAGGTGCTGTCCTCGCCCCCGGCGCCCGAGGCGCTCGAGCCCGCGATGCCTGGCATGCCCACGCTCGACATGGCCGACGGCGTGGCCCGCTGCATGGGCAACGTCGACCTCTACCGCCGCCTGCTGCGGGGCTTTGCCCGCAACCATGCGCAGTTCGCCACCGAGTTCGCTGCGGCCCCCACCGCGCACCAGGCCACCGAGGTGGTGCACGGGCTGAAAGGCCTGGCCGGCAACATCGGCGCGCGCACCCTGTTCCAGCACTGTGTGGCACTCGAGGGGGCGCTGCTTCAGGGCGGTCCCGAGACGCCGGCCGTCCAGGCCGAGGCCCAGGCCACCGTGGCGGCACTCGACGCCGTGCTCACGGACATCGCCCAGCTGTCCCAGCCCTCCGTGCCGCAACGGGCCCGCCAGGAAGCGGCGCTGCGAGACCCCGGCACCCAACCGCTTTGGGCCCGCCTGCGGCAACTGGTGACCGACAACGACGCGCAGGCCCGTGAAGTCATGGCCGATCTGCTGGAACTGCGCCCAGAACTGGCCGACCACCCCGAGGCCATGGCGGTGCGCCGTGCGCTCGATCAGTACGACTTCGAAGCCGCGACCGAGGCGCTGCGCACCATCCCGGTCTGAACCGCGGTGCCCCGGCGGGGCCCGTACTCACACACCGTCAGGCGGCGTCGCTCACCGTGCCGCGCTCGTCGGCGTACAGGTTCATGATGCGCAGGATCTCGAACTGCTGCGCAAAGAAGCAGTCCAGCAGGTTGGGGTCGAAATGCTTGCCGCGCTCGTCGGCCATGATGGCCAGCGACTGCTGGGCGCTGAAAGCCGGCTTGTAGGGCCGTCGCGTCATCAGCGCATCGAACACGTCGGCCAGCGCCACGATGCGCCCGAAGATCGGGATCTGCTCGCCCTGCAGCCCCTGCGGATAGCCCGTGCCGTCCCAGCGCTCGTGGTGGGTCAGCGCAATCGTGCGCGCCGCCGCCAGCAGTTCGTTGTCGTGCTTGCCCAGGATGTCTGCGCCAATCTGCGGGTGGCGGCGCATGATCTGGCGCTCTTCCTCGGTCAAGGGTCCCGGCTTGAGCAGGATGTGGTCGGGCACGCCGATCTTGCCCACATCGTGCATGGCCGCCGCCTGGAAGACCAGCTGCACCGCCTCGGGACCCATGCCGGCCTGCTGCGCCACCAGCCGCGCGATGTGGCTCATGCGCACCACGTGGTTGCCGGTCTCGTTGTCCTTGTACTCGGCAGCGCGGCCCAGCCGGCGGATGATCTGCTGGCGCGTGGCCACCAGCTCGCTGGTGCGCTGCGCCACCATGCGTTCCAGCTCGCGCGACTGGTCGTACAACGCCAGATGGGTGCGCACCCGCGCCTGCACCAGCGGCGGGCTGATCGGCTTGGTGATGTAGTCCACGGCGCCCAGGCTCAGGCCCAGCGCCTCGTCCTCGATCGTGCTCATCGCCGTCACGAAGATGACCGGGATGCGGCGGCGATCCGGGTTGGCCTTCATCCGGCGGCACACCTCGTGGCCACTCAGGTCGGGCATCATGATGTCCAGCAACACCAGGTCCGGCGGCTCGTCCGAGTAGACGATCTTCAGCGCCTTGTCACCCGAGGTCGCCACCTTGATGCGGTAGTCCTGCCCCAGCACCCTGGACAGCAGCTCGATGTTCTGGGGCGAGTCGTCCGCCACCAGAATGGTGGGACGCCGCAGGGCCGGAAGGGGGGACATCCTTGTTCACTCCACTGAAACCGTTGCTGTTTTCTTGATTTGTGATCTTGGACAGCCCCAGGCCCGGCTGTCGAGGCGAATGCGGCGCGGTCTCAGGCGGCCGGCACCTGACGACTCAGGTTGCTGCGCTGGCGCACCAACATGACGGCACCCGCCGCCCGCAGCACCTCGGCGGCGACCAGCGGCACGCGCGCCATCAGCTCTTCGAAGCGCGGCAGCCGCAAGGCAAACACCACGCAGGGCGTCATGGCCTCGACGTTGGCCGAGCGCGGCACATCGGCAAACACCGCGGGCTCACCGCACATGGCACCAGGCCGCAGGATGGCAATGCGGCTCGCCCCGGGTGCTGCACCGGTCACGAACACCTGCAGCGACCCCTGCCCGAGAAAGTACACCGTGCGTTCCCGGTCCCCCTGCTTGATCAGCAGGTCCCCCGCGCGAAGCTCGTGGCGGGTCAGGTACTGCACAAACGTGCGCCATTGTTGGGGATCCAGACGCGGCCGGAACGCATCGTCCGTGTTCAGCGTCTGAATGGCCTGAATCAGTTCGTTGCCGTCCATCTTGTCCTCGTTGCCACCGTGCGGTTCAGCGCGCACCGACCGGCGTCGTCCAGGGCTGCGTCATTTGCCAATGCAGAAGCGGGTGAAGATTTCACCGAGCAGGTCATCGGCCGAGAAGGCGCCGGTGATGGCGCCCAGGGCATTGTGCGCCAGGCGAAGTTCTTCCGCCAGCAAATCGAGGGCCCCATCCCGCAGTGCGGCATGGGCTTGCGCCTGTTGCAGATGCGCACGCGCGACACGCAGCGCCTGCACGTGCCGCTGACGGGCAATGAAGACATCCTCGCCCCCGGCCTGCCAGCCCGCCAGCGTCAGCAGGCGTTCGCGCAAGGCATCCAGCCCGGTGCCCGTCCGCGCCGACAGCGCCACGGCCTGTTCCCCCTCGGCCTGGCGCGTGCCGAGCCAGGTCTGCATGCGCAGCGCGGCGTCATCGGCGCACGCGTCGGCCTTGTTGAACACGTGCACCACCGGCACGCCGTCGGGCAGCCGGCCGGCGATGTCGGCGTCGATGGCGGCGTACACCGCGTCGTCCACCCGCGTCAGGTCGTGCAGGAACAGCACGGCATCGGCCTGGGCAATCGCCTCCCAGCTGCGCGCCATGCCGATGCGCTCGACCTCGTCGGCGGCCTCGTGCTCGGCCCGCAGGCCGGCCGTGTCGATCACGTGCAGCGGCACGCCGTGAATCTGGATGGTCTCGCTGACCTTGTCACGTGTGGTGCCTGCAATCGGCGTGACGATGGCCAGCTCCGCCCCGGCCAGCGCATTGAGCAGCGAGCTCTTGCCCGCGTTGGGCTGCCCGGCCAGCACCACCTGCATGCCCTCGCGCAACAGCGCACCCTGCCGCGCCTGCGCCAGCACCGCATCGAGCGCCCCCAGCAGGCCATCGAGCTTGCCGCGCGCGTCGGCCTTCTCCAGAAAGTCGATCTCTTCTTCCGGAAAATCGAGCGTGGCCTCCACCAGCATGCGCAGGTTCACCATCCGGTCGCGCAGCGCGTTGACCTCGCGCGAAAACGCGCCGCCCAGCGACCGGCTGGCCGACCGCGCGGCCGCCTCGGTGCTCGCGTCGATCAGGTCGGCAATCGCCTCGGCCTGGGCCAGGTCGATCTTGTCGTTCAGGAAGGCGCGCTGGGTGAACTCACCCGGCTCGGCCAGCCGCAGACCGGGCAAACGGGGCTGCCCCGTGGCGGCATCCGGTTCTTCAGCCGCCTCCAGGCACCGCGCCAGCAGCAGCTGCATCACCACCGGACCACCATGGCCCTGCAGCTCCAGCACGTCCTCGCCGGTGTAGCTGTGCGGCGCCGGAAAGTACAGCGCCAGGCCGTGGTCGATCGCATCGCCCCGCGCATCGCGGAAGGGTCCGTAGGTGGCCACCCGCGGCGCGAGCGCCCGCCCGCACAGGGCCTGCGCCAGCGCATCCAGGCCCCGGCCCGAGACCCGCACGATTCCCACTGCACCGCGCCCCGCCGCCGTGGCCACCGCCACGATCGGGACCTGCCCCTGCGTGTTCACCATCTCCGCTTCCATCCTTTGGCTTGCTGCGGCCCGCCTGTCGCGCGGCCGCCCGCCATTGTCACCGGCCGTCCCCCCGATCCAAGGGCTGCGCCGCGCAAACCCCGATGACGGCCGCGCGCCCCCCTCCTACCCTGAGGGTGAATGGAGATCGTTGCATGGTTCGTCACTGCGTCAGCTGGCTCTTTCTTTTCGGCTCGGTCGCGCTCGGCATCGCCACAGTGCTGCACTTCGATTTCGACCCCGCCCCGATTGCCACGCACTTCCTCTTCCCCTACTACGCGCTGTGCACCGGCCTGCAATACGTCTGGCCGGAGACGCCGAACCGTTTCGAGCGCGGCGAGGTGCTCACCGACGTGCTGCACAACCTGATGCTGATTGCGGTCACCGGCTTTCAGAACTTCGTCATCCATGCGCTCGTGGCGCTCACCGGCACCGGCCTGCTCTTCCAGTACGGCGTGCTGTCCGACGCCTGGGCCGCCCACCACCTGCCGCTGTGGGGCCAGGTGCTGGTGGCCTGGCTCGTGTTCGACTTCATGTTCTACGTCACCCACCGCATCGGGCACGAGGTCGACTTCTTCTGGCGCCTGCACAGCGTGCACCACTGCGCCCACCGCCTCAGCGTGCTCAACGCCAGCCGCGCCCACCCGCTCGATCTGATCTGGCGGCGCATCGTGCCCGTGTTCGTCACCTTCCAGACCGGGGTAAGCCAGGAGGCCTTCATCCTGAGCGGCGTGATCGGCAGCGTGCTGGCCACGATCACGCACATGAACGTGCGCTTCCGCTTCGGCTGGCTCAACTACCTGATCGGCACCAACGAGATCCACCGTTGGCACCACTCCAACCGCATCGAGGAGGCCAAGAACTACAGCATCGTGATGCTGTGGGACCACCTCTTCGGCACCTTCGTCTACCCGCAGGGCCGGCGCGCGCCCGAGCGGCTCGGCCTGTTCGACGAACGCCACTACCCGCTCCACGGCTTTCTGGGCCAGCAACTGGTGCCGCTCACGTGGGCGCGCATGAAGGCCCGCCGCGCGCGCGA
This is a stretch of genomic DNA from Aquabacterium olei. It encodes these proteins:
- the mnmE gene encoding tRNA uridine-5-carboxymethylaminomethyl(34) synthesis GTPase MnmE; the protein is MVNTQGQVPIVAVATAAGRGAVGIVRVSGRGLDALAQALCGRALAPRVATYGPFRDARGDAIDHGLALYFPAPHSYTGEDVLELQGHGGPVVMQLLLARCLEAAEEPDAATGQPRLPGLRLAEPGEFTQRAFLNDKIDLAQAEAIADLIDASTEAAARSASRSLGGAFSREVNALRDRMVNLRMLVEATLDFPEEEIDFLEKADARGKLDGLLGALDAVLAQARQGALLREGMQVVLAGQPNAGKSSLLNALAGAELAIVTPIAGTTRDKVSETIQIHGVPLHVIDTAGLRAEHEAADEVERIGMARSWEAIAQADAVLFLHDLTRVDDAVYAAIDADIAGRLPDGVPVVHVFNKADACADDAALRMQTWLGTRQAEGEQAVALSARTGTGLDALRERLLTLAGWQAGGEDVFIARQRHVQALRVARAHLQQAQAHAALRDGALDLLAEELRLAHNALGAITGAFSADDLLGEIFTRFCIGK
- a CDS encoding sterol desaturase family protein, which codes for MVRHCVSWLFLFGSVALGIATVLHFDFDPAPIATHFLFPYYALCTGLQYVWPETPNRFERGEVLTDVLHNLMLIAVTGFQNFVIHALVALTGTGLLFQYGVLSDAWAAHHLPLWGQVLVAWLVFDFMFYVTHRIGHEVDFFWRLHSVHHCAHRLSVLNASRAHPLDLIWRRIVPVFVTFQTGVSQEAFILSGVIGSVLATITHMNVRFRFGWLNYLIGTNEIHRWHHSNRIEEAKNYSIVMLWDHLFGTFVYPQGRRAPERLGLFDERHYPLHGFLGQQLVPLTWARMKARRAREDASLAQPGSMAATPAPGGLAHPAGAPQPTAAP
- a CDS encoding cyclic nucleotide-binding domain-containing protein, translating into MDGNELIQAIQTLNTDDAFRPRLDPQQWRTFVQYLTRHELRAGDLLIKQGDRERTVYFLGQGSLQVFVTGAAPGASRIAILRPGAMCGEPAVFADVPRSANVEAMTPCVVFALRLPRFEELMARVPLVAAEVLRAAGAVMLVRQRSNLSRQVPAA
- a CDS encoding HD-GYP domain-containing protein; amino-acid sequence: MSPLPALRRPTILVADDSPQNIELLSRVLGQDYRIKVATSGDKALKIVYSDEPPDLVLLDIMMPDLSGHEVCRRMKANPDRRRIPVIFVTAMSTIEDEALGLSLGAVDYITKPISPPLVQARVRTHLALYDQSRELERMVAQRTSELVATRQQIIRRLGRAAEYKDNETGNHVVRMSHIARLVAQQAGMGPEAVQLVFQAAAMHDVGKIGVPDHILLKPGPLTEEERQIMRRHPQIGADILGKHDNELLAAARTIALTHHERWDGTGYPQGLQGEQIPIFGRIVALADVFDALMTRRPYKPAFSAQQSLAIMADERGKHFDPNLLDCFFAQQFEILRIMNLYADERGTVSDAA